From a region of the Colias croceus chromosome 14, ilColCroc2.1 genome:
- the LOC123697210 gene encoding CLK4-associating serine/arginine rich protein-like isoform X2 — protein MWHEARRQERLIRGLIVDYRRRAERRKDFYEKIKADPTQFLQLHGRPCKIHLDPAVAAAGEGPAIMMPWQGDSNNMIDRFDVRAHLDHIPDIKAPDVKPEDLSQEERQCNYERYRILAQNNFLGISEDKFLQQLAIEEQFGITIEEKEMQKEKLNEKKGTGVAIGYNYNDPGAQPSSSNGPEDNKAENKDSDDESDLEIIDVDLSIDVNKMEASQAHELNAVGPHFGMTGCDLFSFLTGDADDAEHQKQLLREEKEKALFSGRKSRRERRAHRDKRLPTIPTSPPSYAAPSIKTNTETESPGPSVSRSPSPEVENIEFITSFGPEDEERPPPLPKPLYSEKLKKNLKKNLLYSEVVRKGKSRSRSQDSDVPMGPRQLDSRSRSRSISRSRSKSRSKSRSRSKSRSRSRSSRSRSRSRSGSRSRSKSSSYRRSRSRSKPRSYRRRSRSNSNYGSGYAKRNRSRSMSFESGEKSKQKAVPRYYGRRKEDKSSSELSLDSESSDTENVNSSVGTKSKTNQNQLRLTGSSSKGTTREGLTMKERLKRKMQAQLARQLRADKRAEAERMEREIRRQERRDEEMRELAIKLRRRQREMRHQQNRRSSDSDSDSSKSAPSPRNSPPKRRQERQERSKTRSRSPEKRIQVWESDELSPYRQKYQEIDPAKRRYQENDDRDDHYRYRRDRYNSRPRRGAYRGGRQDDGRRDDETEGSSRRVKLVDY, from the exons ATGTGGCACGAAGCTCGAAGACAAGAGCGGCTAATCCGCGGACTTATAGTTGATTATCGTCGCAGAGCTGAGCGTCGAAAAGATTTCTATGAGAAAATT AAAGCCGACCCGACACAATTTCTGCAGCTACATGGAAGGCCCTGTAAAATACATCTTGATCCAGCTGTGGCAGCTGCTGGTGAAGGTCCAGCTATTAT GATGCCATGGCAAGGTGattcaaataatatgataGATAGATTCGATGTGCGGGCGCATCTTGATCACATACCAGATATTAAAGCACCTGACGTCAAACCTGAAGATCTTAGCCAAGAAGAGAGACAATGTAACTATGAGCGATACAGAATTCTTGCTCAAAACAATTTTCTTGGTATAA gtGAAGACAAGTTTCTACAACAACTAGCCATTGAAGAGCAGTTTGGCATAACCATTGAAGAGAAGGAGATGCAAAAAGAGAAACTAAATGAGAAAAAGGGGACAGGTGTTGCCATTGGATACAATTATAATGATCCAGGGGCACAACCATCTTCCTCTAATG GCCCCGAAGATAACAAAGCAGAAAATAAGGATTCTGATGATGAATCAGACTTGGAGATCATTGATGTTGATCTTAGCATTGATGTTAATAAGATGGAGGCTTCTCAG GCTCACGAGTTGAACGCAGTGGGGCCACACTTTGGCATGACGGGGTGCGATCTGTTCTCGTTCTTAACTGGAGACGCGGATGATGCTGAACATCAAAAACAGTTGTTGCGTGAAGAAAAGGAAAAGGCTTTGTTCTCTGGCAGAAAGAGTCGGAGGGAGAGACGCGCGCATCG CGATAAAAGACTGCCAACTATACCAACAAGTCCACCAAGCTATGCAGCGCCCAGTATCAAAACAAATACAGAAACCGAATCACCTGGACCATCAGTATCTCGTTCACCATCTCCGGAAGTCGAGAACATAGAGTTTATCACATCTTTTGGCCCTGAGGATGAAGAAAGGCCTC CGCCACTTCCAAAGCCGCTATATTCGGAAAAACtgaagaaaaatttaaagaaaaatcttCTGTATTCAGAAGTCGTACGCAAGGGTAAATCaag GTCAAGGTCACAGGATAGCGACGTTCCAATGGGACCAAGGCAGCTGGACTCGAGGTCGAGGTCCCGCTCCATTTCACGATCGCGCTCCAAGTCGCGGTCGAAGTCACGGTCACGCTCCAAGTCACGGTCACGTTCACGGTCATCACGGTCACGGTCACGGTCAAGGTCGGGATCGCGATCCCGGTCCAAATCTTCGTCCTATCGCCGCTCCCGTTCGAGGTCGAAGCCGCGCAGTTACAGGCGACGGTCGAGGAGCAATTCAAA TTACGGTTCTGGCTATGCAAAACGTAACAGGTCGAGATCGATGTCGTTTGAGAG CGGTGAAAAGAGTAAACAGAAGGCGGTCCCGCGCTACTACGGGCGGCGTAAAGAAGACAAGTCTTCAAGCGAGCTTTCCCTTGACTCCGAGTCCAGCGATACTGAAAATGTCAA CTCATCGGTTGGCACTAAATCAAAGACAAACCAGAATCAGTTACGATTAACTGGATCCAGCTCCAAA GGAACTACGCGTGAAGGACTCACGATGAAGGAAAGGCTCAAAAGAAAAATGCAAGCTCAACTTGCAAGGCAAT TGCGCGCAGACAAGCGTGCGGAAGCGGAACGCATGGAGCGGGAGATTCGCCGGCAAGAGCGACGCGACGAAGAGATGAGAGAATTAGCTATTAAATTGCGGCGCAG ACAACGTGAAATGCGGCATCAGCAGAACCGCCGGTCTAGCGATAGCGATTCGGATTCAAGCAAAAGTGCCCCTTCGCCacg AAATTCACCACCGAAACGCCGACAAGAGCGTCAAGAGCGCAGCAAAACGCGCAGCAGGTCCCCGGAGAAGCGAATACAAGTCTGGGAGTCTGACGAGTTATCCCCATACAGGCAGAAGTACCAAGAGATAGATCCAGCCAAACGTAGGTACCAAGAGAACGATGACCGAGATGACCACTATAGGTATAGACGAGACAGGTACAATAGCAGACCACGTAGAGGTGCATACAGGGGTGGGAGACAAGATGACGGACGGAGAGACGATGAAACTGAAGGATCTAGTCGGAGAGTCAAATTGGTagattattag
- the LOC123697388 gene encoding inositol-tetrakisphosphate 1-kinase-like, with protein sequence MSENSGLYKTIGIWMSEKKSHKLNWKELLNACTTHGYKVVKLDLEKPLEEQGKLDVFLHKLTDIIAAADQGDPKASSIIGRVEQYLSNHPNVTVIDPLNNVRILLNRYGYYSILEEEVSLQNIGVFTPTFAEFTTANIEQNIEIMRQRGVTFPVICKPTLAHGSKSAHEMVLVFNERGLNVCRPPCVVQSFVNHNAVLHKVFLVGNRYHICQRPSLKNFYASDDLDPIFYSTGEVCKADSQSTLSILDPHDKPELRMHPNEDKIKSIIKVLRKRIGLLLAGFDVVIDNASGNHAVIDINVFPSYDNFPNFFNHLLDCIQDNVRVCNDSSFDDCVNNHRPNGLINIGVNSVQYGVTGMNIN encoded by the exons atgagTGAAAATAGTGGTTTGTATAAGACAATTGGTATTTGGATGTCAGAGAAAAAAAGTCACAAACTTAATTGGAAGGAATTATTAAACGCTTGCACAACACATGGCTATAAAGTTGTAAAA ttagATTTAGAAAAACCTCTGGAAGAACAAGGTAAATTGGATGTTTTTCTTCACAAGCTAACAGATATAATAGCAGCAGCTGATCAAGGTGATCCTAAA GCTTCAAGTATTATAGGAAGGGTGGAGCAGTATTTATCAAATCATCCAAATGTTACAGTTATAGATCCATTGAATAATGTGAGAATACTCTTAAATAG gtatGGTTACTATTCAATATTAGAAGAGGAGGTATCACTACAAAACATTGGTGTGTTTACACCAACATTTGCTGAATTCACAACTGCAAATATTgaacaaaatatagaaattatgAGACAAAGAGGTGTCACATTCCCTGTCATCTGTAAGCCAACTTTGGCTCATGGGTCTAAATCAGCTCATGAAATGGTTTTGGTATTTAATGAGAGAGGATTGAATGTTTGTAGGCCACCCTGTGTTGTACAAAGTTTTGTGAATCATAATGCTGTTTTACATAAGGTGTTTCTTGTTGGTAATAG ATATCACATATGTCAACGTCCAAGCCTTAAAAACTTTTATGCGTCAGATGATTTAGACCCAATTTTCTACAGCACTGGAGAAGTTTGTAAAGCAGACAGTCAGTCAACTCTCTCAATATTGGACCCACACGACAAACCGGAATTAAGAATGCACCCAAATgaggataaaataaaatccatCATAAAAGTGCTTAGGAAAAGAATTGGCCTGCTCTTAGCTGGCTTTGATGTTGTAATCGACAATGCGTCAGGTAATCACGCTGTAATAGATATAAACGTATTCCCTAGTTACGATAATTTCCCCAATTTCTTTAACCATTTATTGGATTGTATACAAGATAATGTTAGGGTATGTAATGACAGTAGTTTCGACGATTGTGTCAATAATCACAGGCCTAATGGCTTAATTAATATAGGCGTTAACTCCGTTCAGTATGGTGTAACTGGAATGAATATCAATTAG
- the LOC123697249 gene encoding uncharacterized protein LOC123697249, translating into MGEESILSVKCRILDIISELDDHEVQNIEEWITSQSYRKDLEQKRNLQRSEKQLIKIANTLKKIVPFEAEMTTEKIEPPTVGDQADCTKENTCHVDEFLYDDKQVDELVKAEKLTRFYCSQCNSRKIKELIFISHSMSRQALLYIFKVLLPKDLEDKKILDVGSRLGAVLYGAYYFSNASTIVGVEMNKELCEIQENVIKKYSMDANRIKVVHADIMERNDIVECSNIIIINVLDFFVDIEKHKEIWYFFKKHIKKGSYLIANRSMADTLNSLDIYEDMIGWLNICKPNQIENEIFFDVEDYNELYLYTVN; encoded by the exons atgggtGAAGAAAGTATTTTGAGTGTAAAGTGTCGAATTTTAGATATCATTTCGGAGCTAGATGACCATGAGGTGcaaaatattgaagaatgGATAACGTCTCAATCTTACCGAAAGG ATTTAGAACAAAAGAGGAACCTTCAAAGATCAGagaaacaattaataaaaattgctaACACATTAAAGAAAATTGTTCCCTTTGAGGCTGAAATGACAACAGAGAAAATTGAGCCACCAACTGTTGGTGATCAAGCTGACTGTACCAAGGAAAACACATGCCATGTTGATGAGTTCCTTTATGACGATAAACAGGTTGATGAACTTGTGAAAGCAGAGAAATTAACAAGATTTTATTGCTCACAATGCAACTCTAGGAAAATTAAG gaatTAATTTTCATCTCTCACTCAATGTCAAGACAAGCTTTACTATATATATTTAAGGTACTCTTGCCTAAGGACCTGGAAGACAAAAAAATTCTAGATGTTGGTTCTAGATTAGGTGCAGTACTTTATGGT gCTTATTACTTTTCAAATGCCTCTACTATTGTGGGAGTTGAGATGAACAAAGAATTGTGTGAAATTCAAGAAAATGTTATTAAGAAATACTCTATGGATGCCAACAGAATAAAAGTTGTGCATGCTGATATTATGGAGAGAAATGATATCGTTGAATGCtctaatataattatcataaatgtTTTAGACTTTTTTGTGGACATTGAAAAACATAAAGAGATATGGTATTTCttcaaaaaacatattaaaaaggGAAGCTATTTAATAGCGAACAGAAGTATGGCTGATACTTTAAACAGTCTAGATATATATGAAGATATGATTGGCTGGTTGAATATTTGTAAACCCAAtcaaattgaaaatgaaatattttttgatgtGGAAGATTACAATGAATTATACTTGTATACAGTgaactaa
- the LOC123697210 gene encoding CLK4-associating serine/arginine rich protein-like isoform X1 encodes MWHEARRQERLIRGLIVDYRRRAERRKDFYEKIKADPTQFLQLHGRPCKIHLDPAVAAAGEGPAIMMPWQGDSNNMIDRFDVRAHLDHIPDIKAPDVKPEDLSQEERQCNYERYRILAQNNFLGISEDKFLQQLAIEEQFGITIEEKEMQKEKLNEKKGTGVAIGYNYNDPGAQPSSSNGPEDNKAENKDSDDESDLEIIDVDLSIDVNKMEASQAHELNAVGPHFGMTGCDLFSFLTGDADDAEHQKQLLREEKEKALFSGRKSRRERRAHRDKRLPTIPTSPPSYAAPSIKTNTETESPGPSVSRSPSPEVENIEFITSFGPEDEERPPPLPKPLYSEKLKKNLKKNLLYSEVVRKGKSRSRSQDSDVPMGPRQLDSRSRSRSISRSRSKSRSKSRSRSKSRSRSRSSRSRSRSRSGSRSRSKSSSYRRSRSRSKPRSYRRRSRSNSNYGSGYAKRNRSRSMSFESGEKSKQKAVPRYYGRRKEDKSSSELSLDSESSDTENVKYDSSVGTKSKTNQNQLRLTGSSSKGTTREGLTMKERLKRKMQAQLARQLRADKRAEAERMEREIRRQERRDEEMRELAIKLRRRQREMRHQQNRRSSDSDSDSSKSAPSPRNSPPKRRQERQERSKTRSRSPEKRIQVWESDELSPYRQKYQEIDPAKRRYQENDDRDDHYRYRRDRYNSRPRRGAYRGGRQDDGRRDDETEGSSRRVKLVDY; translated from the exons ATGTGGCACGAAGCTCGAAGACAAGAGCGGCTAATCCGCGGACTTATAGTTGATTATCGTCGCAGAGCTGAGCGTCGAAAAGATTTCTATGAGAAAATT AAAGCCGACCCGACACAATTTCTGCAGCTACATGGAAGGCCCTGTAAAATACATCTTGATCCAGCTGTGGCAGCTGCTGGTGAAGGTCCAGCTATTAT GATGCCATGGCAAGGTGattcaaataatatgataGATAGATTCGATGTGCGGGCGCATCTTGATCACATACCAGATATTAAAGCACCTGACGTCAAACCTGAAGATCTTAGCCAAGAAGAGAGACAATGTAACTATGAGCGATACAGAATTCTTGCTCAAAACAATTTTCTTGGTATAA gtGAAGACAAGTTTCTACAACAACTAGCCATTGAAGAGCAGTTTGGCATAACCATTGAAGAGAAGGAGATGCAAAAAGAGAAACTAAATGAGAAAAAGGGGACAGGTGTTGCCATTGGATACAATTATAATGATCCAGGGGCACAACCATCTTCCTCTAATG GCCCCGAAGATAACAAAGCAGAAAATAAGGATTCTGATGATGAATCAGACTTGGAGATCATTGATGTTGATCTTAGCATTGATGTTAATAAGATGGAGGCTTCTCAG GCTCACGAGTTGAACGCAGTGGGGCCACACTTTGGCATGACGGGGTGCGATCTGTTCTCGTTCTTAACTGGAGACGCGGATGATGCTGAACATCAAAAACAGTTGTTGCGTGAAGAAAAGGAAAAGGCTTTGTTCTCTGGCAGAAAGAGTCGGAGGGAGAGACGCGCGCATCG CGATAAAAGACTGCCAACTATACCAACAAGTCCACCAAGCTATGCAGCGCCCAGTATCAAAACAAATACAGAAACCGAATCACCTGGACCATCAGTATCTCGTTCACCATCTCCGGAAGTCGAGAACATAGAGTTTATCACATCTTTTGGCCCTGAGGATGAAGAAAGGCCTC CGCCACTTCCAAAGCCGCTATATTCGGAAAAACtgaagaaaaatttaaagaaaaatcttCTGTATTCAGAAGTCGTACGCAAGGGTAAATCaag GTCAAGGTCACAGGATAGCGACGTTCCAATGGGACCAAGGCAGCTGGACTCGAGGTCGAGGTCCCGCTCCATTTCACGATCGCGCTCCAAGTCGCGGTCGAAGTCACGGTCACGCTCCAAGTCACGGTCACGTTCACGGTCATCACGGTCACGGTCACGGTCAAGGTCGGGATCGCGATCCCGGTCCAAATCTTCGTCCTATCGCCGCTCCCGTTCGAGGTCGAAGCCGCGCAGTTACAGGCGACGGTCGAGGAGCAATTCAAA TTACGGTTCTGGCTATGCAAAACGTAACAGGTCGAGATCGATGTCGTTTGAGAG CGGTGAAAAGAGTAAACAGAAGGCGGTCCCGCGCTACTACGGGCGGCGTAAAGAAGACAAGTCTTCAAGCGAGCTTTCCCTTGACTCCGAGTCCAGCGATACTGAAAATGTCAAGTACGA CTCATCGGTTGGCACTAAATCAAAGACAAACCAGAATCAGTTACGATTAACTGGATCCAGCTCCAAA GGAACTACGCGTGAAGGACTCACGATGAAGGAAAGGCTCAAAAGAAAAATGCAAGCTCAACTTGCAAGGCAAT TGCGCGCAGACAAGCGTGCGGAAGCGGAACGCATGGAGCGGGAGATTCGCCGGCAAGAGCGACGCGACGAAGAGATGAGAGAATTAGCTATTAAATTGCGGCGCAG ACAACGTGAAATGCGGCATCAGCAGAACCGCCGGTCTAGCGATAGCGATTCGGATTCAAGCAAAAGTGCCCCTTCGCCacg AAATTCACCACCGAAACGCCGACAAGAGCGTCAAGAGCGCAGCAAAACGCGCAGCAGGTCCCCGGAGAAGCGAATACAAGTCTGGGAGTCTGACGAGTTATCCCCATACAGGCAGAAGTACCAAGAGATAGATCCAGCCAAACGTAGGTACCAAGAGAACGATGACCGAGATGACCACTATAGGTATAGACGAGACAGGTACAATAGCAGACCACGTAGAGGTGCATACAGGGGTGGGAGACAAGATGACGGACGGAGAGACGATGAAACTGAAGGATCTAGTCGGAGAGTCAAATTGGTagattattag